A genomic segment from Nicotiana sylvestris chromosome 1, ASM39365v2, whole genome shotgun sequence encodes:
- the LOC104219745 gene encoding uncharacterized protein isoform X1, producing the protein MAAVGQPFSGNIKKALAGIRRINLEGLRWRVFDAKGQVLGRLASQISTVVQGKDKPTYTPNREEGDMCIVLNAKDVCVTGRKLTDKFYRWHTGYIGHLKERSLKDQMAKDPTEVIRKAVLRMLPRNKLRDDRDRKLRIFAGDEHPFSDRPLEPYVMPPRQVRELRPRTRRAMIRAQKKAEQQQQGTNNTSKRKKNKEVEEEAVSA; encoded by the exons AAAGCTCTTGCTGGTATAAGACGTATCAATCTGGAAGGTCTAAGATGGAGAGTGTTTGATGCCAAAGGCCAG GTCCTGGGAAGGCTGGCATCACAGATATCTACTGTGGTTCAAGGCAAAGATAAACCAACGTACACACCTAACCGTGAGGAAGGAGATATGTGCATTGTGCTCAATGCAAAGGATGTCTGTGTCACCGGGAGAAAACTCACTGATAAGTTCTATAGGTGGCACACTGG TTACATAGGCCACCTAAAAGAGAGGAGTCTGAAAGACCAGATGGCTAAGGATCCAACAGAAGTTATTCGCAAAGCTGTCCTGCGTATGTTACCAAGAAACAAGCTGCGTGAT GATAGAGATCGGAAATTGAGGATTTTTGCTGGCGATGAGCACCCTTTTAGTGACAGACCTCTAGAGCCGTATGTGATGCCTCCTAGACAAGTTCGTGAGCTGCGCCCTCGTACAAGGAGAGCCATGATTCGAGCTCAAAAGAAGGCCGAGCAACAGCAACAGGGTACAAACAAcacaagtaaaagaaaaaagaacaaggaggtggaagaagaagCAGTGAGCGCATGA
- the LOC104219745 gene encoding uncharacterized protein isoform X2, translated as MVLGRLASQISTVVQGKDKPTYTPNREEGDMCIVLNAKDVCVTGRKLTDKFYRWHTGYIGHLKERSLKDQMAKDPTEVIRKAVLRMLPRNKLRDDRDRKLRIFAGDEHPFSDRPLEPYVMPPRQVRELRPRTRRAMIRAQKKAEQQQQGTNNTSKRKKNKEVEEEAVSA; from the exons ATG GTCCTGGGAAGGCTGGCATCACAGATATCTACTGTGGTTCAAGGCAAAGATAAACCAACGTACACACCTAACCGTGAGGAAGGAGATATGTGCATTGTGCTCAATGCAAAGGATGTCTGTGTCACCGGGAGAAAACTCACTGATAAGTTCTATAGGTGGCACACTGG TTACATAGGCCACCTAAAAGAGAGGAGTCTGAAAGACCAGATGGCTAAGGATCCAACAGAAGTTATTCGCAAAGCTGTCCTGCGTATGTTACCAAGAAACAAGCTGCGTGAT GATAGAGATCGGAAATTGAGGATTTTTGCTGGCGATGAGCACCCTTTTAGTGACAGACCTCTAGAGCCGTATGTGATGCCTCCTAGACAAGTTCGTGAGCTGCGCCCTCGTACAAGGAGAGCCATGATTCGAGCTCAAAAGAAGGCCGAGCAACAGCAACAGGGTACAAACAAcacaagtaaaagaaaaaagaacaaggaggtggaagaagaagCAGTGAGCGCATGA